The Dioscorea cayenensis subsp. rotundata cultivar TDr96_F1 chromosome 18, TDr96_F1_v2_PseudoChromosome.rev07_lg8_w22 25.fasta, whole genome shotgun sequence genome includes the window AAACGGAAGAAGCCTCCATTAAGCATCATTACACCTTGAATCCCTGCCCCTGTTATTATTCCCATTAAAAAGTCCGGAACTATGCTTgcaaccatcatcatcaaacttTCAACGAGCATCATGCATGTGAATAAGACTAGGGAAAAGTAGGCAAAGTGTTGAAAGCTATTTTGAAGGCCAACTAAGTAGTATGCTATGGGTCCCGGAATTATGGAGATTATGGCTAAGTATGGGATTGATGAGATTGTATTGCCGATGACAAAGGTCAGTACTCCATAGTGCCCATTTAGTCTTTCTCGTCCAAATATCTGTGTTTAGAGAATTATGAGATAAAAAGagaattcaaaaaaaaacttaatgcagatttagtaattatatttttttgttcagaaaagaaaatcaatgaaaaaatgtaaatttattttattaaaaaatatgaatgaaaattAAGCCAATGGGAGTCCTATATATGTTGGAGGTCGGGAGTTCGAATCCTTTCCCATGTGGTGAATAGTATCAATAGtggtttatcctttttttttcccaaaaaaagtttaatatacttaatttaaaaataaataattaagtaaaaaaaattttaaataagttttattaaaatatgtttattttataaatgaaagaGTTCTTGTTTTTCCCTATGAATGtttaatttgtgaaataaattgtttaaacaaaacaccatatatatatatatatatatatatgcttatttctttcaaaaatgtttattttatcaaaataaataattttattttttatataagattttttggtataaaaaagattaaaaaggtatttttaaagAGTGATTATGCGAAATATAAATGACAAATTCCTGCATACTAACGCTTTTTTTAGAAGTACAAAAAGATAATATGGTAAAAATACTTTAGAAAAATAAGTTTCAACATTTATTTCCGTGAGTTATAATTCCGTGAGTTATAAATCTAAGTAGTGTgatcatttaaattaaaatatcattgtATAGAATACTCTAACTTTAATATGCctatttatttgatataaagCATTAACAAGAATTCTATAATTCAATTTGGagaaaactaaattttattCAAACTAAATACTTACTTTCATGTCTTCAACAAAGGATGGGAAACCACCAATGGCCATGAAGGTGAGGAATGCAGCAACAAACATGAGCATAGAACCTCTAGCTTGAATAGAACCATAATCATGACCTATATCATGATAAATAGTACCAACGCAGAGGCAAAGAGCAATATAAATGGCAAACCGCAACCAATAATAACCTAAATCTCGGTACATATTGACAAATGATCTTCTTATCAAGACAAAGGATTGTGTTAAGAAGCTTGCTTGTGATCTCCTCTTTATTAGCTCACCATTTCCCTTCTCATTTATGAGAGCAATCCTTTGTGTGACTTCTTGAAATGTATTTGATGAGTTGTATGATTTCACTAGGATTTCAGTTGCTTTGGCAgcacttgttgttgttgtttgagtTATTTCATCATCTTGGACTTCTTGAATTTCCTGATTGATTCATTGATTAGATGTTATCAAATGtaaagaggttttttttttgttatttaaaacagtaaataattaatatacctCATCAAAGTCCTTGTTGATTGTTCTGAGGAAATGATCAGAAGGGTTCCTTTGTGATGGGCATGGGAAGCCACTCCTTTCGAAGAACTACAAATCAAAAGAagatcattaaaaaatttagcAAACATGTATAAAATTAAGTGGATGATGTACTCTAATAAATTTAGAGATCATAAAATTACACATTTACCCATTTCATTGTGATGACTTTTCCACTTAATGAACAGAAGAAAAATGGTAGTTTGGTCTCTTGAAAAATCTTTTATAGTTGATTCTACTCACAAccgtatataaataaataacaattattcGTAGAAGTATATAAATAGAAgaactattaaaaaataatgcatgaattaataaaattatagctcattttatatttttttttttaagtattaacTTTCTTTTGGATCAATAATTCTCCCAAAATACTTAGTTCAATGATTAATATCACCTTCActttgaaaacaagaaaaaattcaatacaaataatatgcaaaaataaaaaaaaatcgacACCACAGTAATCCTAAAAAactgtaaaaaataaatgatttaccCCTTGAAGAGAATTAAAGGTCACATAATAgcttattttttactatttttttttttaatgaattcaactaatccaaaatatttaattcaccTACAAATATGACACTCCCcctatatgaaaaaaaaatcaaaagaccAAAATACATAACACATATACAAAAACGAATAATATGATACCTCATTAGTCATGTAGGCGGGGCCGAAATAGACTGTTTTGCCACCAGAAAGAAGGCAAAGGTTATGAAACAGGGCAAACACTTCACTACTCGGTTGATGAATGGCAGTGAGCACAGTGATCCCTTCACGTTGAGCCAGACCTGCAATCCTACTCATAACATGAAATGAAGCTGCACTATCAAGCCCACTTGTTGGCTCATCAAGAAACAAAAGTTTTGGCCTTGTCAAGATTTCCATGCAAATGCTCACTCTCCTTTTCTGCCCTCCACTGATTCCCTTAGACATCCACCCTCCAATTCTTGTGTCTGCTGCATCTTTTAATcccatttcttttattgttgtttcggctctctctttcttttgcgTGATCGTCATCGTGTTCGGTAATTGTAGTTGTGCTGAGTAGTGTATGGCTTCTCTGACTGTGAGCGACTGAGCGTCGTCATGAGTGTGTCATCTTGAGTTACATATGCCTGTAATCGACCGAAATTCAAGAGAATGAATATAAACTAAATTCATTTGGTAGACTAGAGAAGGAAATTCACTTACCGAAGTTCCAAATGAAAGGGTTTGTCTTCGGCCATTGACTAATATGTTGCCTTTCTGCTTTGCATTTGATTGTAATCTTCCTGCTCGTCATACATAGTTCAtatgttttaatttgaatatatatttataataagtaTAAAACCAGTATTAATCCATCAATCCcaggaattttatttatttaagtccATCCATCTATATATCATCATGATTGACTTCATCTAATCAAAACTTTATACTATTCtacaaactaattaatataaatcaattaacCAAACTCTGATACTCTAATAATTACAAAACCCAACACATCCTAATTAAACCTCCTTGATTTCAAGATTTTGTACTGTGTTATATATAAGAGTGAAACAAGAatataagtaaaaattaaaattaaaaattaattacctGCTAAGGTATCAAGAAGTGTAGATTTGCCACAACCAGATGGTCCCATAATAGCAAGAACTTCTCCTGGCAAAGCATAGCCTGATACTCCACCAAGAATAGTAAGCTGCTTTCCCTTACCATCAGTAGCAAACACCCATAGATCTTTCCAAGTGAGCAATGCACCACCTTCTACTTCGATCATCTCCGACGTCATTTCTATCTTTGTTGTATTCATCATCTCCTCTACCTTCTCTGATGAGAACAACCTTATGGAACCTACTAAAGATCTACTAAAAGGAAAGGCT containing:
- the LOC120281933 gene encoding LOW QUALITY PROTEIN: ABC transporter G family member 1-like (The sequence of the model RefSeq protein was modified relative to this genomic sequence to represent the inferred CDS: deleted 2 bases in 1 codon); amino-acid sequence: MALSSSSSSSSSPPSSKFPKWSPSGMPAAQREAGEEEEQQQEEIEMQKIGSSHRSKWSQLPAFPFSRSLVGSIRLFSSEKVEEMMNTTKIEMTSEMIEVEGGALLTWKDLWVFATDGKGKQLTILGGVSGYALPGEVLAIMGPSGCGKSTLLDTLAGRLQSNAKQKGNILVNGRRQTLSFGTSAYVTQDDTLMTTLSLTVREAIHYSAQLQLPNTMTITQKKERAETTIKEMGLKDAADTRIGGWMSKGISGGQKRRVSICMEILTRPKLLFLDEPTSGLDSAASFHVMSRIAGLAQREGITVLTAIHQPSSEVFALFHNLCLLSGGKTVYFGPAYMTNEFFERSGFPCPSQRNPSDHFLRTINKDFDEEIQEVQDDEITQTTTTSAAKATEILVKSYNSSNTFQEVTQRIALINEKGNGELIKRRSQASFLTQSFVLIRRSFVNMYRDLGYYWLRFAIYIALCLCVGTIYHDIGHDYGSIQARGSMLMFVAAFLTFMAIGGFPSFVEDMKIFGRERLNGHYGVLTFVIGNTISSIPYLAIISIIPGPIAYYLVGLQNSFQHFAYFSLVLFTCMMLVESLMMMVASIVPDFLMGIITGAGIQGVMMLNGGFFRLPNDLPKPVWKYPMYYIAFHKYANQGFYKNEFLGLSFPNGKVGGVISGDEILRDVWEVEMGYSKWVDLGVLFGMVVLYRVLFLAIIKFGEKVKPKVKMVLARFASNSTRVIDPPLSSF